The genome window CAGTGGATGAGGACAACTCCCCCTCAGGAGAACTTCTTATAGCCGCAAACGGtcaaatgaaaattcagttcCGTCCCGCCGTCACAAAATGCATCTCCTCACTCTGATCTTTGGGATTGTGCTTCTCCCTGGAGGCAAGTTCTTGTTCTGTTATCTTTTTTACTGACTGTTTAATGTTAAGGGAAAAGAGGGACTGGAATTTTCTGTTATCACATTTGACTTTACAAATGCTGCCACATGGGTCATCTAAGGGTACATGTCCAATCACATCACTCTTCATGTAAATTTGCTGCCATTTGTTCTGAGTCAAgatgttaaattattttgttCGTCCGTGATAGAAAATACAACTTTTGTtatcttctttttctgttgctgacctgagttttgtgtgtttttttcagcctACACCCTGAAATGTCAAAGGTGTCTTCCGGATATCTCTGGACGCTGCACCGCCACAGAGAAGACCTGCCCTTCACCAAATGATCAGTGTGCTACACGGAGAATCTCTTCTTTTGCAGGTGGGGTATTTCATGGTGCACTGTgctttaattgtaaaaaaaaaaaaaaagttttgcactgGCCCAGTTTTACTGAGGTTGCTCTTTCGTTACAGGTGATGCAAAACTGTCTGATGTCAACCTGAAAACCTGTGTTCAGGAAGATGAGTGCTCTGAGGGCTCAGTCAACTTTGGAATTTCCAGGATTGTAGTTACCAGCCTTTGTTGCACCACCAATCTATGCAACACTGGAAATGCCCCTGGTAACTCACTGACAATGTCTGTTGGTATTGAGGTGCCTCTTAGTTTTAATTGCTGTTTAGTTGCATGAGCAACAAAACCAGtgaaagattttaaaactgTTCTCCCCACATGGCAGTGGTAAAAGTTAGGGCCGGTTGCATTTGTCGTGTCAGATGTCAGAATGAAGCCTTTAAAATAATGTGCATCGTCTTGTCCTGGGCACAGAGACTATCTAACGAGCCGGAAGGAGGGAAATTACTGAACCCTCTATCACCATCTGTTGTTGAGGAGCCATGGGGATTATACTGCCGAAGTTGCAGATATCATGTTCATATTCATTTTCCTTCTCTTCAGAATCATCAGCTTAtaatcaaacaacaaacaaacaaatggcaaaaatctttacattttgtgtatCTATTAGTTTCATAGCTGTTATTTCAACTTGTTCAGTAATGCCCATAATCTTCTGGTCAAGAAACCTCTGAAAAAGGCTCTAAAGAAGAGAGTAAAGTGCAGATTCATCATCCTCCCCCCAAAATGTGTCCGTTGTTACAGAGGCTGAGAGACACCAGCCCAATGGCCACAGGTGCTACCACTGCGATGGCGAAAGGTGCTCCCTAACTCTTAACTGCGCAGGGAATGAGGACCACTGCATC of Sparus aurata chromosome 17, fSpaAur1.1, whole genome shotgun sequence contains these proteins:
- the LOC115567119 gene encoding urokinase plasminogen activator surface receptor-like, yielding MHLLTLIFGIVLLPGAYTLKCQRCLPDISGRCTATEKTCPSPNDQCATRRISSFAGDAKLSDVNLKTCVQEDECSEGSVNFGISRIVVTSLCCTTNLCNTGNAPEAERHQPNGHRCYHCDGERCSLTLNCAGNEDHCITKTVTARGKLKITKGCASRQMCLVTENAQIKAAIGGEMTCCQGDFCNGASSTSAGLLLLVTPLVSLLMFS